A window of the Balaenoptera acutorostrata chromosome 13, mBalAcu1.1, whole genome shotgun sequence genome harbors these coding sequences:
- the MTFP1 gene encoding mitochondrial fission process protein 1 — translation MSEPPPRGAECDLFRDTWVRYLGYANEVGEAFRSLVPAAVVWLSYGVSSSYVLADAIDKGKKARDVPSPEAGRSTRVTVAMVDTFVWQSLASVAIPGFTINRVCAASLYILGTATRWPLAVRKWTTTALGLLAIPIIIHPIDRSVDFLLDSSLRKLYPSVEKPSSS, via the exons ATGTCCGAGCCGCCCCCGCGGGGGGCCGAGTGCGACCTTTTCCGGGACACGTGGGTGCGGTACCTGG gctACGCCAATGAGGTGGGGGAGGCCTTCCGCTCCCTGGTGCCTGCAGCTGTCGTGTGGCTGAGCTATGGTGTGTCCAGCTCCTACGTGCTGGCTGATGCCATTGACAAGGGCAAGAAAGCGAGAGAC GTGCCGAGCCCTGAGGCAGGCCGCAGCACCAGGGTGACCGTGGCCATGGTGGACACCTTCGTGTGGCAGTCTCTGGCCTCTGTGGCCATCCCAGGCTTCACTATCAACCGTGTGTGTGCTGCCTCTCTCTATATCCTGGGCACTGCTACCCGCTGGCCTCTGGCTGTCCGCAAGTGGACCACCACCGCACTGGGGCTACTGGCCATCCCCATCATCATCCACCCCATCGACAG GTCAGTGGACTTCCTCCTGGACTCCAGCCTGCGCAAGCTCTACCCCTCTGTGGAGAAGCCCAGTTCCTCCTGA